In Asterias rubens chromosome 2, eAstRub1.3, whole genome shotgun sequence, the sequence AGGTTTGGGAACATAGTTTGGTGTAATTTTTTAGCTTAGATGTGTAAGGACTGAGAGGTTTTAACCACatttttttatagatattttCAAAgatattttcttttgttgttagtgaaaagccttttattttatttcgataAACCAAGTGTCACATCAAGCAACGTCTATCCCTAAAGAATATCGATCTTTGTTTTAGACTATAAACCAGGAAGAACTGACATTTAAAAAGAAGGAATACAGTTGGTAGAATATTATCCTGGGTGATGACTTTGGAGCAGTGCCTAGTGTTACAATTCACCGGACTTCCTTTAACCTGTTGTTATGTAAATAATAGGTGTTGAGCTACCAGATAAAGGGAATATTAATTGGTTGGCGTGATGAAGGGCGGATATCACAAACCGAAAATACAATTAATTTGCTTTCTGGGTACGAGGCCAACTGGAGGCCAATAACAGTCGGTTGTTATCCAATGGTTGTACTGTACTGTCAAGTCATTGTCCCGCATCCACATTGACTAGTACTGCTTCTGTTTGGGAAAGGACGCTATACTTTTTTTGATTAAACTACAGATTTGCCTCTGAACGAACAAATTCGGTTAGGGTAAACATGGATAACTTCACGAATAATGGCACTTTTCCCAACCTGACGACGCCTATTCCAGATGAGACGGTTAGATCTGGGTCTATATTCTTTGGACTTGTGCTCCTCGTACTCGCCGTTATAACTATAGCTGGAAACATCCTGACCATATCTGCCTTCGTGTCCAACGTACTACTCCGCCAGAAACCCAGTAATCTCCTCCTACTTAGCCTGTCCTTTAGCGACCTGATGGTCGGCGCTACGGGCTTGCCGGTGGCTGCCATTCACACTGGTCTCGGCTACTGGCCTCTAGGAAAGGCCATGTGTGTGATCAACGCCTACTTCTCCGTCATCGGAGTATCTGCGGGGATGTACACCATCACTGCAGTCAGTCTTGACCGCTACTTTCTGGTGTCGAGAGAGTACCCAGCCTATCTGAAGCTACAGTCATCCCGTAATGTGAAACTAACCATCGCTGCGGCGTGGATAATCGCTACCCTCATCAGCTCCGTTGAGGTCGTACTCTGGCTCGCTGGAGACTACTCTAGCGTTGATTACAGCCACGAATGCCTCTCCCCTGTCCGGAGTGACCCTCGCTTCGTCATCGTCATCTTCTTCCTCCTCTTCGCCGTCCCGTTCCTCGTCATGCTCCTATCAACTCTACGGTTCTCAATTCTCTTACGGAGGCGCCTCCGTAAACCAACCCGCACCCATCACCCGTCAGTAGACTCCGTCAATAACAAACTAGTCCATAAGGTTGCGCTGGATAGATCACCCCCTCCCGTCACAAGTGTTACAGTTAGTTCTGATAACAACCTTAGCGGTGTGGAGTCTACGGAGCTCAGCAGCGTGCCAGCCTCAACCAATACCGACGGTGAAACCGCTCAACCCGCTCGGCCAATCAAACGGAAAAGCCTCGGGGGAGCAGGAAGAAAGAAATCCTTCTTTGGT encodes:
- the LOC117307011 gene encoding alpha-2A adrenergic receptor-like; the protein is MDNFTNNGTFPNLTTPIPDETVRSGSIFFGLVLLVLAVITIAGNILTISAFVSNVLLRQKPSNLLLLSLSFSDLMVGATGLPVAAIHTGLGYWPLGKAMCVINAYFSVIGVSAGMYTITAVSLDRYFLVSREYPAYLKLQSSRNVKLTIAAAWIIATLISSVEVVLWLAGDYSSVDYSHECLSPVRSDPRFVIVIFFLLFAVPFLVMLLSTLRFSILLRRRLRKPTRTHHPSVDSVNNKLVHKVALDRSPPPVTSVTVSSDNNLSGVESTELSSVPASTNTDGETAQPARPIKRKSLGGAGRKKSFFGFGDAARRVGTSGSTRDNLRNRYRKPAVRLAILLGAFALCTLPYPIFIVLSPGSSCEDCPARLVRNHLSNLLLSNSGLNPFLYAIMHRKIWQFYKNKLTAPCKRC